GTATCCGCGGCCGCACCCGCATCGTCGTCGGCGTCTGGGCCGGTATCGGCCGCCGCAGTCGGCGACGACGTGTCTGCCCCCGCGTTGGTACCGGCTCCGCCCGAATCCCCGGTCGAATCGGTGGCACCCGCCCCGACTCCGTCCGGGAACCCGGACGGGCCGCGCCGTCGGTAGAGGACCCACCCGCCGGCCGCGACGGCGACGACGAGGAGACCGACCGCCCCCCAGACGATCGGTCCGAGCCCTCCGGGATCCCTCGGAGGCGCCGTGGTCGTCGTCCCCCCGTCCGGTGTCTGTGTCCCGCCGGCCGCCGCTTCGGAGACGGCAAGCGTCGGCTCGTCCGGCCCGAAGTCCAGCGGGCCGCTCCAGACGACGATCCGCGACTCCTCGCGGAGGTCGGAGGGCTCCGGGCGGACGGTCTCCAACCCGTAGCCTTCGGGCCAGGCGAACTGCAGCGAGGTCTCGCTATCGAGGAAGAGCCCCCCGAGCGCGTCGCCGGCGCGGAGCTCGCCGCCGTCGACCGCCGCGAAGTTCGTCCAGACGAACGTGTAGGTGACGATCCCATAGTCCTGCGGGAGCTGCTGTCTGGTCGCGGAGACCGAGACGTTGCGGATGGCCATCTCCCGCCCGGTCGCGTTCTCCGCGCTGGCGGCCGTCGAGGCCATTCGGTCGCGGAACTGACTCGCGTATCGCGACTCGTTCGTTCGGATGTCCTCGCGCAAGGAGAGGAACGCGTCCGTCGTCTCGTTGGTATCCAGGCGGACGCGGTAGTCGATCGCCCAGGCCGCGTCGCCGTTCTCGCGGAGGGTGATTCGCATCGAGACGTCGTCGGGGTTGATCCCCGTCTGCGCGATGGTGTCCGTCGGCTGAGCCGACGCGCTCGTCGTCGTCGCGGCGCCCCCGACGACCACGGCGAGGACGAGGGCGACGCCGGCGAGCCGCACTACGCGGTCTCTCATCTCGGTGGGACATCGAACCGGTCACACAAACCACTTCCGAGAGCGAGGGGCCGCTCGGTCACACGTCGAAGACGACGTACGCCGACCAGCCCGCGTCCGTCTCGTCGAGCCGCATCTCCGAGTACGTCACCGCCTTCACCTCTCTGGCGTCGACGCGTTCCAGCGGGACGCCGCGGTACGTCCCGGCCAGCCGCCACTCGTCGCGATCTCCGGACGGTTCCTCGATCCGGACCTCGTGGTCGACCGGGAGCACGGCGCGGACGTCGCGCTCGTAGATGAGCTCATCGAGGTAGTCGAACAGCAGCGCCTCCGGTCGCTGGGCGTCGACCGCGACCTCGACGGTCTCGCCCCCCGCGGCCGGGATCTCGTCGCAGGACGCCGCGGCGAGGCCGTCTGCGATCGCCGCGAAGACGCCCGACAGCGTGGGTGCGACGGCTTCGACGGCGACGTCGGCGGTGTGGTCCCGAAGCTCGAACGGCATACTCGGTTACGGGCGGCCGCCGAGGGTGTGCTTTGCGGTCGCGGCCTCCCGGCGACGGGTCACTCGTCCTCCTCGTCGGGGGGCCGGACAGCGGCCCGCTCGGGGGGCACCTCGGTCTCCTCGTGGCGGTCCGGGTCGCGCTCGCGGCGCGCGAGGTCCGCGGGCGTCTCGGCGTGTTTGGGGTCGACCCGGTCGTCGTAGCGGGCCTGTACCGACTCTCGTGGGTCGGCGTCGGGGGCGGGATCCTCCGGGCCCGCCTCTCGCCGACGGTCCGCATCGGCGTCCGCGTCGGCGGTTCCGTCGTCCCCCTCGGTCGCGATCGAGTCGGCCGTCAGCGACGCGAGCTCCTCACGGGAGAGTCCAGCGTCGTCGCCGCCCGACATCGCGACGCCGCTCGTGACGATCGCCTGGATGCCCTCCTCGACGGTCAGGTCGACGTCCATCACCCGCTCGGCGGGCATGTGGACGAGGTGGCCGCCCATTACGGGGTTGGGCGCCATCGGGAGAAACAGCGTGAGCATCTCCCCGTGGCCCGCGGCCGCGCGAAGCGCCTCGGGCGTCTCGGTCGTCACGAACCCGAGCGTGTACGCGTCCTCGTGGGGGAACTCCACGAGCTTGACCTCGCGGAAGTTCTCGGCATCGGACTCGATCATCACGTCGCTCATCCGCCGGAAGCTCTCGTAGACCGAGCCGACGCCCGGGACCTGCGCCATCACGTAGTCGAAGTACTCGACGGCGCGCTCGCCGTACCGGGAGCTGTTCACCACGAGGCCGACGGCCAGCACCGCCCCGAAGACCACGACCGGCACCGCGGCCTCCAGGACCGTCTCGGGGCTGACGTTCAGGACGGCGGGGATGAGAGAGACGACCGGCAGGGAGAGCACGAGGTCCGAAAACAGGCTGATGTACTGATAGACCGTGTTGAAGAGAAAGAGGAAGACCGCGACGGTGATGACGAGGGGAACCACGACCGCGAGCCCCGAGATGAACGCTTCGCGCAGCACGTCGTACATCGAATTCCGGACGCGACGTATCGAGGGCCTGTCCCGGGGCGCGTCTGACATTCTATCGGCCCCTACGACGGAGCCCGTGAAAGGTGTCCCGGCCGGGGGCCGCCCCAGCGACGGTCCCGAAAGGCGTTAGACACGCCGTCGACTATGGAGCGGCGATGACCGTCATCGGCCTCGACGACACCGACTCCCGCGAGCGAGGGATGTGTACCACGTACCTCGCGGCGCGGCTCGCCGAGGCCATCGAGCGCGCCGGCGCGACCGTCCACCGCCGACTGCTGGTCCGTCTCAATCCGGCGGTCGAGCACAAGACCCGCGGCAACGCCGCGCTCGCGCTCCACACGGACCTCGACGCCGACCGCGCGCTCGACCTCGCCGCGACCGAGCTCGAACCGCTGGCGGAGACCGACGACCCGCGGACGAGTCCGGGCGTCGTCGTCGCCGACGTCGATCCCGACGGGGTGCCCGCCCCGGTCG
This is a stretch of genomic DNA from Halobellus sp. MBLA0158. It encodes these proteins:
- a CDS encoding archease, whose protein sequence is MPFELRDHTADVAVEAVAPTLSGVFAAIADGLAAASCDEIPAAGGETVEVAVDAQRPEALLFDYLDELIYERDVRAVLPVDHEVRIEEPSGDRDEWRLAGTYRGVPLERVDAREVKAVTYSEMRLDETDAGWSAYVVFDV
- a CDS encoding helix-turn-helix transcriptional regulator, translating into MRDRVVRLAGVALVLAVVVGGAATTTSASAQPTDTIAQTGINPDDVSMRITLRENGDAAWAIDYRVRLDTNETTDAFLSLREDIRTNESRYASQFRDRMASTAASAENATGREMAIRNVSVSATRQQLPQDYGIVTYTFVWTNFAAVDGGELRAGDALGGLFLDSETSLQFAWPEGYGLETVRPEPSDLREESRIVVWSGPLDFGPDEPTLAVSEAAAGGTQTPDGGTTTTAPPRDPGGLGPIVWGAVGLLVVAVAAGGWVLYRRRGPSGFPDGVGAGATDSTGDSGGAGTNAGADTSSPTAAADTGPDADDDAGAAADTTAAPDEASSAESDVSASQSPDAGGDDAAEAAAQEPPWEDELLSNEERVLALVEHEGGRMKQQEVAQTLDWTDAKTSQVVRKMRDEGDLDAFRLGRENVLVLPDEDIGPGPEGDE
- a CDS encoding DUF502 domain-containing protein, which produces MYDVLREAFISGLAVVVPLVITVAVFLFLFNTVYQYISLFSDLVLSLPVVSLIPAVLNVSPETVLEAAVPVVVFGAVLAVGLVVNSSRYGERAVEYFDYVMAQVPGVGSVYESFRRMSDVMIESDAENFREVKLVEFPHEDAYTLGFVTTETPEALRAAAGHGEMLTLFLPMAPNPVMGGHLVHMPAERVMDVDLTVEEGIQAIVTSGVAMSGGDDAGLSREELASLTADSIATEGDDGTADADADADRRREAGPEDPAPDADPRESVQARYDDRVDPKHAETPADLARRERDPDRHEETEVPPERAAVRPPDEEDE